The genomic segment GTACGGCCCGTCCAGGAAGCTGTCGGCCTGTCCGAAGGTCTCCTTGCCGACGATCCCGTCTACGTCCTCCAGGTCTTCCTGGGCCTGCCAGTACTTGGTCGCCGAGCGGGTCTTCCAGCCGAAGAGCCCGTCGATGTCCCACTCGGTGAAGGTGTGCAGATTCCCGCCGGAGTCCTTCCACTTGGCGCCGTCGGCGTACAGGACGCTCTGCCACAGCCGCGTCGCGTTGCTCTTGGAGTGCGTGTTGACGGACAGCGTGCCCTCGTCGCCCCAGTCGTTGTACGCGGCGCCGGAGCCGTCGACGACGTGTGGCCCGGAAGCCGTGGCGAGCGGAGCGGCGACGCCGAGCGCGAGCCCGGCCGAGGCCGTCACGGCGACGGCCGCGAGCAGCAGCCTGGCCTTGTGTTGCATGTGATCCCCCTGGTCTCCGTTGACCTTCGACCTTCACGGACGCACATGGGTCGCACGAGCACCCGTTCGACTCGTGTGGCGGTGCATGTGTGGTCGTTGTGTCGATGTGTTGACAGGTTCGAGGATGTGCCGTCCGGCCGCCCAACACCAGGGCTAACGTGAACATTTGGGATGGTTCGGGATGTCCCACGCGGGGACCTGCAATTCCGCCCGGAAATCCGGGATGTCGGTGGGACACTGGACCGCAGACCGGTTGGGGGGCGTGCGGCGGCGCATGATTCGGCCCGAAATGCTCCCGCGCGCCCCTTTTCAGGGAACTGACATCCCGACCGGGCGCATCCCAGTGGGTAGGCCGGAACGGGGCTCCGGAGAGGGCCCCGGGCCAGGTCCCGGACCAGGATTCAGCGAGGGCATCATGCGCGGCACAGGGATAGCGGGCACGGGGGGAAAGTGCAGAGACGTACGGGGGAATGAGGGGGGAAGCAATGCCTCGTTGGAGGGCCTTGCCCGATGAACTCGATCCACAGGTAAGGGAGTTCGCGGGCCAGCTCCGTCGGCTCGTCGACCGCGGTGGACTGAGCATCGCAGCGGTGGCCGACCGCACGGGCTACAGCAAGACGTCCTGGGAGCGGTATCTCAACGGCAGACTGCTCGCGCCGAAAGGCGCGATCGTCGCGTTGGCCGAGGTGACCGGTACCGATCCCGTCCATCTGACCACCATGTGGGAGCTGGCCGAGCGTGCCTGGAGCCGTTCGGAGATGCGCCACGACATGACCATGGAAGCGATCCGTATCTCCCAGGCGCGCGCCGCCCTGGGCGAGACGGGCGGCCAGTCCACCGTCAAGGGCGGCGGGAGGAACGGCAGGGCGGGCCGCAGCGCGACCGCGACACCGGGCGTGGCGGGCCCGGCGGGCGTCTCGCCGACGGTCCCGCCACAGCCGCGCTCGTCGAGCGAGCGCACCTCGCGCGCGCCGTACGGGGGTTCGGTCACGCCGTCCCCCTCGTCACCGTCCTCCTCTTCCTCCGGCGCTTCCTCCGCCTCGCCGTACGGCGGAGTCGGCGGCTCGGGTGCGGTCGCCGGCGGCGCGTCGCGCGTCAGCTGGGGAGCCACGCCACCGTCGGGCCCCTCGGCGTCGTCGCCATCGACTTCGGTGCCGTCGTCTTCGCCGTCGCGGCCGGCCGGAGGGTCGCCGTCCTCGGCTTCCTCGGGGTCGGCGTCGTCCGCGTCCTCGTCCCGTGTCCCGGCCGGCGCGGCGGTTCCCGGTGGTGCCCAGGGGGCCGGTGGCGCCTCGGTCCCGTCCGGTGTCTTCGGTCCGCCGGAAAGCGGCGGCGGCCGCCTCGACGACGGCGATTCCTCGCCGAAGCGCCGCGTGACGATGTTCCTCGCCGGAGCCGTCGGCGCGCTCGTCGTGATCGCGGCGGCCTTCTTCCTCACCAACGGTGACGGGAAGGACCAAGCGGAGGGCAAGCCGCCCACCTCCCCGTCGACCTCGATCGGCACCAATCCCGACCTCCCGGCCGGGGTGAAGTGCAGCGGCAAGGACTGCGACGGCAAGGACCCGGAGACCATGGGGTGCATCGGCAGCCTCGTACGGACCACCGACGAGGCCACGGTGGGCACCACGAGGGTCGAGGTCCGCTACAGCAAGACCTGCCAGGCCGCCTGGGCCCGCATCACCGGTGCCGCCCAGGGCGACGAGGTCCAGGTCACGGTCGGCAGGACCAAGCAGACCGCCGCCATCGAGGCGGCCGGCGACAACATCGCCTACACCCAGATGATCACCGTGAGGGACGCGGGCGAGGCCACGGCCTGCGCGACGCTGGCTTCGGGGCAGAAGGGCTGCACGGGGTAGCGGGGCTGGAGGGGGCGGTGGGGCGGAGTGGGGCAGGGCGGAGGCGGGGCGCGCCGACGCCCCAAGGGGCGCGAGGACCGCGCGACCGGCCCCCACCCGCCCCCACCGGCCGGCAGCCGTACGCCCGCCCCCTCCTGATCACCCGTCACTCCCCGTAATCCGTGCTACCGAAAAAGTAATCACGGTGTAAGTGGAATGCCTGCCGAACTCCGGGGCAGGCGGACAGTACCCCCACGGGAGTCCGGCCCGCCCGGGAGATCGACACCCCCTCCCGGCCCGGCACCCCCACAAGGCGGCCGCCCTGGTCCTCCCCCTCTCCCGGACCGGCGGCCGCCTCTTCGTGGGGCCCGGCCCGCGAAAGCGACTTGTGGGGTGGGCCACACGAACCCCGGCCGTCCGGGATCCCGGATGCGCGGTAGCCTGACCACCGATCTCTCTTGACGCCAAGAGATCGATCATTTGTACGTCCCACGGGGCGGGGACGCCCCACCGCCAGCTGTCATACGGAGAACGCCATGACCCGCACTCCCGTGAACGTCACCGTCACCGGCGCGGCCGGCCAGATCGGTTACGCCCTGCTCTTCCGCATCGCCTCCGGCCAGCTGCTCGGCGCGGACGTGCCGGTCAAGCTCCGCCTGCTGGAGATCACGCCGGCGCTGAAGGCCGCCGAGGGCACCGCCATGGAGCTCGACGACTGCGCCTTCCCGCTCCTTCAGGGCATCGACATCACGGACGACCCGAACGTGGCCTTCGACGGCGCCAACGTAGGCCTGCTCGTCGGTGCCCGCCCCCGCACCAAGGGCATGGAGCGCGGTGACCTCCTCGAGGCCAACGGCGGCATCTTCAAGCCGCAGGGCAAGGCCATCAACGACAACGCCGCGGACGACATCAAGGTCCTCGTCGTCGGCAACCCGGCCAACACCAACGCCCTCATCGCCCAGGCCGCCGCGCCGGACGTCCCGGCCGAGCGCTTCACCGCGATGACCCGCCTGGACCACAACCGCGCGCTGACCCAGCTGTCGAAGAAGACGGGCGTCCCGGTCTCCGAGATCCAGAGGCTCACGATCTGGGGCAACCACTCCGCGACCCAGTACCCGGACATCTTCCACGCCACGGTCGCCGGCAAGAACGCCGCCGAGGTCGTCAACGACGAGAAGTGGCTCGCCGAGGACTTCATCCCGACCGTCGCCAAGCGCGGCGCCGCCATCATCGAGGCCCGTGGCGCCTCGTCGGCCGCCTCCGCCGCCAACGCCGCCATCGACCACATCTACACCTGGGTCAACGGCACAGCCGAGGGCGACTGGGCCTCCATGGGCATCCCGTCCGACGGTTCGTACGGCGTGGCCGAGGGCCTCATCTCCTCCTTCCCCGTCACCGTCAAGGACGGCAAGTACGAGATCGTCCAGGGCCTGGAGATCAACGAGTTCTCCCGCGCCCGTATCGACGCCTCGGTCCAGGAGCTGGCGGAGGAGCGCGACGCGGTCCGCGCGCTCGGCCTCATCTGAGACGTCCCGCAGCCGATGTCCGCACGGTCGCCGTCCGCACGGCCGACGTCCGCACCGCCGACGTCCGCACGGTCGACGTCCTGATGACGTCCCTTTAGCTTGCCCGCGCAGGCCCTGTCCCGGTTTCGACCAGGACGGGGCCTGTTCGGCGTATGCGCCGCTATCGTCGGTGCACGACGTCGTGTGCACGCCGACGGCGGCAAGGGGGACATGATGACGCGCTGGGACCCGCACCAGGGACGCTGGGTGGACGACCCTCCCGGACGGGGCAGCCCCTGGCCGCGCACGACCGCCGTCATCGTCCTCGCGGCCTTACTCGGCGGCGGCGCCGGCTTCGGGGTGTGGGCCCTGTCCCGGGACGGCGGAACGGCCCATGCGACCTCCACCAACGGCTCCCCGTCGACACCCCCGCCCTCCGTCTCGGCGGCGGGCCCGGGGGACGACGGGAACACCGCCCCGGCCACGCCGAAGCAGTCGGGCACGGACGCGGACGGCTCCGGCGGGGATGCGGACCCGGACGTGGACCCGGAGCCGGGCGGCGCGCCCGGCTACGTACGCTCCGACGACCCGGCCGGCTTCACCGTCGTCGTTCCCGCCGGCTGGGACCGCACCGCGAAGACGCCGAAGGACAAGCCGACGGTGGTGACGTACGACTCCCCGGACGGCAGCAGGACCCTCCAGCTCTTCCTGGTCAGCGAGGACACCCCCGCCGAGTCCATGGACCTGGCCGAGAACGAGGACTACGGCTTCGCCCGCCTCCCCGGCTACCGCGTCGTCGAACGCTCCGCCACCGACGACGACAGCTACTCCGAGATCGTCTACCGCTTCGACGGCGAGGGCGATGCGGGCCCCCGCCGGGTCATCGACCACCGCTTCCGCACGGCCGACGACAAGATCTACGGAGTCCGCCTCAGCGCCCCCGAGTCCACCCCCCTGGACGAGCTCCGCGAGCCGGTCACGATGGTGGCCACCTCCCTGTGCCCGACGGGGGCGACCTGCGTACGGGGGTGATCGCGGGGCGGGTTACGACGGGCGCGCGCTGGGATCAGGCCCTGAACCGGGGCGTGCGAAGGCCGTGTCACCGCCTCCGTGGCGCCGTGAGCCTCTTCTCGAAGAAGTGCGCCCCGTACACGTCGTCGTTGTACCGGGGAATCTCCGTGTACCCGCACGCCCGGTACATCGCCTGCGCCTCCGTCAACGAGGCATGCGTATCGAGCCGTACGACGCCGAATCCGCGCCCGGCGGCCACCCGCTCCAGCTCGCCGAGCAACCGCCGGGCGAGCCCGAGCCGTCGGGCCCCGGGATGCACCCACACGTGCTTGATCTCCCCGACCCGGGCCCCGGG from the Streptomyces sp. NBC_00310 genome contains:
- a CDS encoding peptidoglycan-binding domain-containing protein, whose protein sequence is MQHKARLLLAAVAVTASAGLALGVAAPLATASGPHVVDGSGAAYNDWGDEGTLSVNTHSKSNATRLWQSVLYADGAKWKDSGGNLHTFTEWDIDGLFGWKTRSATKYWQAQEDLEDVDGIVGKETFGQADSFLDGPYNDGKVTYAGLAHEVDFKRLDGDYYVRIGSKWKVAAYDWRG
- a CDS encoding helix-turn-helix domain-containing protein, which produces MPDELDPQVREFAGQLRRLVDRGGLSIAAVADRTGYSKTSWERYLNGRLLAPKGAIVALAEVTGTDPVHLTTMWELAERAWSRSEMRHDMTMEAIRISQARAALGETGGQSTVKGGGRNGRAGRSATATPGVAGPAGVSPTVPPQPRSSSERTSRAPYGGSVTPSPSSPSSSSSGASSASPYGGVGGSGAVAGGASRVSWGATPPSGPSASSPSTSVPSSSPSRPAGGSPSSASSGSASSASSSRVPAGAAVPGGAQGAGGASVPSGVFGPPESGGGRLDDGDSSPKRRVTMFLAGAVGALVVIAAAFFLTNGDGKDQAEGKPPTSPSTSIGTNPDLPAGVKCSGKDCDGKDPETMGCIGSLVRTTDEATVGTTRVEVRYSKTCQAAWARITGAAQGDEVQVTVGRTKQTAAIEAAGDNIAYTQMITVRDAGEATACATLASGQKGCTG
- a CDS encoding malate dehydrogenase, producing MTRTPVNVTVTGAAGQIGYALLFRIASGQLLGADVPVKLRLLEITPALKAAEGTAMELDDCAFPLLQGIDITDDPNVAFDGANVGLLVGARPRTKGMERGDLLEANGGIFKPQGKAINDNAADDIKVLVVGNPANTNALIAQAAAPDVPAERFTAMTRLDHNRALTQLSKKTGVPVSEIQRLTIWGNHSATQYPDIFHATVAGKNAAEVVNDEKWLAEDFIPTVAKRGAAIIEARGASSAASAANAAIDHIYTWVNGTAEGDWASMGIPSDGSYGVAEGLISSFPVTVKDGKYEIVQGLEINEFSRARIDASVQELAEERDAVRALGLI